From Planctomycetota bacterium, the proteins below share one genomic window:
- a CDS encoding DnaJ C-terminal domain-containing protein — translation MAQRDYYDILGVSKNASADEIKKAHRKLARKYHPDVNRDDPTASEKFQSVQEAYEVLSDSKKRQRYDEFGHAGVEGNSAQQDAYEQFRRAQTRGRRGGYGGYGGGYQDVRPEDFGSSQFSDVFDQLFGSRGPFGRTGGRGRTQAPSGSDVEYPAALDFYQAARGTTLPLRINRSGTMETIDVKVPGGVKDGSRVRVRGKGEAGGDLFIVVSVRPHPYFKRDNLNVLMDLPLSFDEAMLGAKVTVPTLDENVTLTVPPGTSSGTKLRIKDRGAKRVTETGDQLCIVKVIVPKELDDEAKTLVEQLAEKTSVDPRGNAGW, via the coding sequence ATGGCACAGCGCGACTACTACGACATCCTCGGCGTGAGCAAGAACGCCAGCGCCGACGAGATCAAGAAGGCTCACCGCAAGCTCGCTCGCAAGTATCACCCCGACGTCAACCGCGATGACCCCACCGCGAGCGAAAAGTTCCAGTCGGTGCAGGAGGCTTACGAGGTTCTTTCCGACTCGAAGAAGCGACAGCGGTACGACGAGTTCGGCCATGCCGGCGTGGAGGGCAACTCCGCCCAACAGGACGCCTATGAGCAGTTCCGCCGGGCACAGACGCGCGGTCGGCGTGGCGGTTACGGTGGTTACGGCGGCGGGTATCAGGACGTCCGCCCGGAGGACTTTGGGTCGAGCCAGTTCTCCGACGTGTTCGACCAGCTCTTCGGGTCACGCGGGCCGTTCGGACGGACGGGCGGCCGGGGCCGGACGCAAGCACCGTCCGGTTCCGATGTCGAGTACCCGGCGGCTCTCGACTTTTACCAAGCGGCTCGCGGGACGACGCTTCCGCTGCGTATCAACCGTTCGGGGACGATGGAGACCATCGACGTGAAAGTCCCCGGCGGCGTGAAGGACGGCTCACGGGTTCGCGTCCGAGGCAAGGGCGAGGCAGGCGGCGACCTCTTCATCGTCGTGTCCGTCCGTCCGCACCCCTACTTCAAGCGCGACAACCTGAACGTGCTCATGGATCTGCCGTTGAGCTTCGACGAGGCGATGCTCGGGGCCAAGGTCACCGTGCCGACGCTTGATGAGAACGTCACCCTCACCGTCCCGCCCGGCACCTCCAGCGGCACCAAGCTCCGCATCAAGGACCGTGGCGCCAAGCGCGTCACCGAAACCGGCGACCAACTCTGCATCGTCAAGGTCATCGTCCCCAAGGAGCTCGACGACGAAGCCAAAACGTTGGTCGAACAACTCGCCGAGAAGACGAGCGTCGACCCCCGCGGTAACGCGGGTTGGTAG